A section of the Acropora muricata isolate sample 2 chromosome 4, ASM3666990v1, whole genome shotgun sequence genome encodes:
- the LOC136914633 gene encoding uncharacterized protein, with protein sequence MLGQDTVLIWALCLLAPILQQGEGSPLRKGRSNITKPGKHGLVKRQYAYYQQRAPLLYGYAYQRSAVAQKDAPNRHRPQVDKGNCRLSCQHRCTPDCDFACCVPPSHPAPAPRPLPRPALPQESCAYYCPRSCFPGCSPTCCRPQLSAQGMPASTIPAPPPLPPSCPIACPSYCYPKCEPSCCNPTPEPVIAPSIPQGQCPQMGCSQGCYPKCSPVCCASKLNPLVTPPLLSPPAVPPPIVIPLPLPVLSCAAPCPSSCLPTCSSQCCSGPQTQSQTDAPPIIILEPPPAPSASTCPASCPPSCAPQCSASCCSPPLKTVPVKPSTQPQPQLPPQPLPQIAPVQPAPVPLVALPTCPGSCPQTCAPSCNADCCCGPQYNPNDVRGLYPLDSSPDCLLTKDKRNRVQISGEK encoded by the exons ATGCTAGGACAGGATACAGTTTTAATCTGGGCATTGTGTCTTTTGGCCCCTATTCTACAACAAGGGGAAGGGAGCCCACTGCGAAAAGGAAGATCCAATATAACCAAACCAG GAAAACACGGTTTAGTTAAGAGACAGTATGCTTATTACCAACAAAGAGCACCACTACTATATGGCTATGCATACCAAAGAAGCGCAGTGGCACAAAAAGACGCACCCAACAGACACCGCCCGCAAGTGGATAAAg GAAACTGTCGCCTATCGTGTCAACACAGATGCACTCCTGACTGTGACTTCGCTTGTTGTGTACCTCCATCTCATCCAGCACCAGCCCCTCGCCCTTTACCTCGTCCAGCACTGCCCCAGGAGTCCTGTGCATATTACTGCCCTCGATCCTGCTTCCCTGGATGCAGTCCAACCTGCTGCCGACCACAATTGTCTGCACAAGGAATGCCGGCCTCGACAATACCTgctcctcctcctcttcctccGTCTTGTCCTATCGCCTGTCCTTCGTATTGTTACCCTAAGTGTGAACCGTCCTGTTGTAACCCAACCCCGGAACCAGTGATAGCCCCATCAATTCCACAGGGGCAATGTCCTCAGATGGGTTGTTCGCAAGGATGCTATCCAAAATGTTCACCAGTTTGCTGCGCCTCAAAATTGAATCCCCTGGTTACTCCTCCGCTCCTTTCCCCGCCGGCAGTCCCACCCCCTATAGTCATCCCTCTGCCTCTCCCTGTTCTTTCATGTGCAGCACCTTGTCCATCATCATGTCTTCCAACATGTTCTTCTCAATGCTGTTCTGGCCCGCAGACCCAGTCTCAAACAGACGCACCACCCATTATAATTCTGGAACCACCACCTGCGCCTTCGGCTTCAACGTGTCCTGCCTCCTGTCCACCATCTTGCGCGCCACAATGTAGTGCATCTTGTTGTTCCCCGCCTCTTAAAACAGTCCCGGTGAAGCCGTCGACTCAACCCCAACCTCAGCTTCCACCTCAACCCTTACCACAGATCGCTCCCGTGCAGCCAGCCCCGGTTCCCCTTGTGGCACTGCCAACATGCCCAGGGTCTTGTCCCCAAACATGTGCTCCCAGTTGTAACGCAGACTGTTGCTGTGGACCGCAATATAACCCAAACGATGTCAGAGGTCTATACCCACTGGATTCTTCCCCAGACTGTCTTTTAACAAAGGACAAGCGAAATCGTGTGCAAATCTCAGGCGAAAAATAA
- the LOC136914632 gene encoding acyloxyacyl hydrolase-like, whose protein sequence is MSLVSYFNPFVLFLLLCSSPSCGSASDNFLYTLPEGVNGGYGCLTCTAVVAITEQLSIIHNETFVKSYSRLCEVLPKLYREACISLGKFYIPLVIDLLTEEVSADVICNAIFLCYQEKGQPYCHAFPPKKHFAAKVFQYRKKVWSKVFDETKTSYGSKPPTSFNPCTLAGVWELCVLFTRVFSNDLPLLDLDNDTYSALLESWRGSSWRGRDCDDINSLHHPGAKPRNGDVIYDSNCNGISGIHPNGMPYEDLFCNGTGNLGVIVIGDSVAGHFHIPPEWLTAHFFSEKIFKNAAFIVENEFDWPQLSLYSGYLRKSRWPMERGHSDSIYLKLWERNHCNHRDYQNLAKNGADSFEANSRLLPSMARSREQDQPALVFYSLIGNDVCDHVHNLSAMTTPQEMHQNVLKTLHTLDKRLPNGSHVILIGLVDGRVLFNSLHNRIHPIGKLRGDVTYEQLYDFLNCLHVSPCYGWLNSNESIRNATSERAEQLTAVLQAVAEKSKFENFDLFFLECPIKEVIKEWVRKGGKVYELIEPVDGFHPTMETEALMANTLWKILESKIPHVIGRVNPYNLHIERVFGNQGGY, encoded by the exons ATGTCGCTGGTTTCTTACTTTAATCCGTTCGTTTTGTTCCTTTTGCTTTGTTCATCTCCTAGCTGCGGTAGTGCTTCAGATAACTTCCTCTACACCTTACCAGAAGGAGTCAATGGTGGCTATGGTTGTCTTACCTGCACTGCTGTAGTTGCCATCACAGAACAGCTAAGCATCATTCACAACGAGACATTCGTCAAATCGTACTCCAGGCTTTGCGAAGTTCTTCCGAAACTTTACAGAGAGGCTTGCATTTCGCTTGGAAAGTTCTACATTCCTCTAGTTATTGACCTACTGACCGAGGAAGTATCTGCAGATGTTATTTGCAATGCAATTTTCCTATGTTATCAAGAGAAGGGGCAGCCATATTGTCACGCTTTTCCACCAAAGAAACATTTCGCTGCGAAAGTTTTCCAATACAGGAAGAAGGTTTGGTCGAAAGTGTTCGACGAAACCAAAACTTCTTATGGATCGAAGCCACCCACAAGTTTCAATCCTTGTACCCTTGCTGGAGTGTGGGAGCTCTGCGTTTTGTTTACTCGTGTGTTCAGCAATGATTTGCCTCTTTTAGACTTAGACAATGACACCTATAGCGCTCTTCTTGAATCGTGGAGGGGTTCCTCCTGGAGAGGTCGTGATTGCGATGATATTAATAGCTTGCATCATCCAGGTGCCAAGCCAAGAAATGGCGATGTTATCTATGACTCCAACTGCAATGGTATTTCTGGTATACATCCAAATGGAATGCCATATGAAGACCTGTTTTGCAACG GAACTGGCAATCTTGGTGTGATTGTGATTGGCGATTCTGTGGCTGGACATTTCCATATTCCACCTGAGTGGCTGACAGCACACTTCTTTTCTGAGAAGATCTTCAAAAATGCTGCCTTCATTGTAGAAAATGAATTTGATTGGCCTCAGCTGTCTCTGTATTCTGGCTACTTGAGAAAGTCACG GTGGCCGATGGAAAGAGGCCACAGTGATTCCATTTATCTTAAACTCTGGGAAAGAAACCACTGCAATCACAGAGATTACCAAAATCTAGCCAAGAATGGGGCGGACTCCTTTGAGGCAAACTCCAGACTGCTTCCAAGCATGGCTCGGTCCCGGGAACAGGATCAACCAGCACTGGTGTTCTATTCTCTTATTGGTAATGATGTGTGCGATCATGTACACAATCTCAGTGCAATGACCACTCCGCAAGAGATGCACCAAAATGTTCTCAAAACATTGCACACTTTGGACAAGAGGTTGCCAAATGGAAGTCATGTTATTCTCATAGGTTTGGTGGATGGTCGCGTTCTTTTTAATAGTCTCCACAATCGCATTCATCCTATTGGCAAATTAAGGGGAGATGTGACCTATGAACAGTTGTATGATTTTCTTAACTGTCTACACGTTTCTCCGTGCTATGGATGGTTGAATTCTAATGAGTCAATAAGAAATGCAACATCAGAACGTGCAGAACAGTTGACAGCTGTCCTGCAAGCAGTTGcagaaaaatcaaaatttgagaactttgatttgtttttccttGAGTGCCCAATCAAAGAGGTTATAAag GAATGGGTCCGCAAAGGGGGCAAAGTTTATGAATTGATTGAACCAGTTGATGGATTCCACCCTACTATGGAAACAGAGGCACTGATGGCAAATACGCTCTGGAAAATTCTGGAGTCAAAGATTCCCCATGTAATTGGACGCGTCAACCCCTACAATCTTCATATAGAACGAGTATTTGGAAATCAAGGTGGTTATTGA
- the LOC136913867 gene encoding USP6 N-terminal-like protein — MSFSSEIDEDYEKTRQHIVEKYDRGYDENAEIDDWENADFFVYKVTDKYGFLHKNQLSEEQDDKIVILERERELKWAKMMKNWDKYSRGDKLRRRVYKGIPNALRGEAWKKLLGIDKVPNGSTAYESMKWLARSQSPDIRQIDLDVNRTYRDHIMFRDRYGIKQQALFHVLAAYSMYNVEVGYCQGMSGIAALLLMYLNEEDAFWALSALLTDKKHAMHGFFVPGFPKLLRFQEHHDKILKKLLSRLFKNLEKEGCHSSLYTLKWFMQCFLDRTPFTLTLRLWDIFMLEGDRLLTAMAYNIMKMHRKIFVKMGLEEVVQFLQERMHSYPYDDDEVVDMLQATMFELKRLGLDTPPAPSREEFPSLPPGASLKRGQFQTASARARKNKEKEKIIHVPMNRPPSPAVAEISLLRGVPTNLSHSPPNINRSETSVSTFYDTPTEHRSQASVSTIIEIQRHVPHGMRTPTKSREVPGERMAQDDARWLNHRKSDGHSIDVLRYERPDRQMVFRSETVLSSPDDSLDGSVRRKRATDNAYNTMTTFRPINGDVDALVMASKPGGSPIWKHHTNDHQSSSRRSLHTSGTGSQSSVSSRNSQFSLQNVTWEASKTNLFGISEQ, encoded by the exons ATGA GCTTTTCCTCTGAAATTGATGAAGATTACGAGAAAACGAGGCAGCATATTGTGGAAAAATATGACAGA GGTTATGATGAAAATGCAGAGATAGATGACTGGGAGAATGCAGACTTTTTTGTTTACAAAGTTACGGACAAATATGGTTTTCTCCA CAAAAATCAGCTTTCAGAAGAGCAAGATGATAAG ATTGTAATATTAGAGAGGGAGAGAGAACTAAAGTGGGCAAAGATGATGAAGAACTGGGACAAATACAGTCGTGGAGATAAG TTGAGAAGACGTGTATACAAAGGAATTCCAAACGCGCTGAGAGGAGAAGCTTGGAAAAAGCTTTTGGGAATTGATAAAGTCCCAAATGGTTCTACAGCATATGAG TCCATGAAATGGTTAGCAAGATCTCAGTCTCCAGACATACGGCAAATTGACCTTGATGTTAACAGAACATACAGAGATCACATAATGTTTAGAGACAGATATGGAATCAA ACAGCAAGCACTGTTTCATGTTCTTGCAGCCTACTCAATGTACAATGTG GAAGTAGGCTACTGTCAGGGAATGAGTGGCATTGCAGCTTTGCTTCTTATGTATCTTAATGAAGAG gATGCGTTTTGGGCGTTATCAGCTCTCCTCACTGACAAAAAGCATGCAATGCATG GATTTTTTGTCCCTGGTTTTCCAAAGCTGCTAAGATTTCAAGAACACCACGATAAGATTTTAAAGAAACTTTTGTCTAGACTTTTTAAAAACTTG GAAAAAGAGGGATGCCATTCAAGCCTTTACACTCTTAAATGGTTCATGCAGTGTTTCCTTGATCGG ACTCCATTTACCTTAACGTTAAGATTGTGGGACATCTTTATGTTGGAAGGAGACAGACTGCTAACTGCGATGGCGTACAACATCATGAAAATGCATAGAA AAATTTTCGTCAAGATGGGGCTGGAAGAAGTTGTCCAGTTTCTTCAAGAAAGGATGCACTCATATCCGTATGATGACGACGAAGTTGTAGATATGCTCCAGGCTACCATGTTTGAATTAAAACGACTGGGACTGGACACACCTCCAGCGCCTTCCAGGGAGGAATTCCCATCGCTCCCTCCGGGTGCATCGCTGAAACGAGGCCAGTTCCAAACTGCCTCAGCGCGTGCAaggaaaaacaaggaaaaagaaaaaattatccaCGTTCCTATGAATAGACCGCCGTCTCCTGCTGTTGCGGAAATCTCTTTACTTCGTGGCGTGCCGACAAATTTATCTCATTCGCCGCCTAATATAAATCGAAGCGAGACTTCAGTCTCGACGTTTTACGATACCCCGACGGAACACCGAAGCCAGGCTTCGGTTTCCACGATAATTGAAATTCAGCGCCATGTACCCCACGGGATGCGCACTCCAACGAAATCACGAGAGGTCCCTGGTGAGCGCATGGCGCAAGATGATGCCCGCTGGTTGAATCATCGCAAGAGCGATGGCCATAGCATAGACGTTTTACGGTATGAGCGTCCGGACAGACAAATGGTCTTTCGATCCGAAACTGTTCTTTCGTCTCCTGACGATTCGCTCGATGGTAGCGTCCGGCGGAAACGTGCTACCGACAATGCATATAACACCATGACGACTTTTCGACCCATTAACGGTGACGTGGATGCACTTGTAATGGCTTCCAAACCTGGCGGTTCACCCATTTGGAAACATCACACGAATGATCATCAG AGCTCAAGTAGGCGGAGTCTACACACCAGCGGCACTGGAAGTCAATCGAGTGTAAGCAGTAGAAACAGTCAGTTCAGTTTACAGAATGTCACATGGGAAGCGTCGAAGACAAATCTTTTCGGCATCTCAGAGCAGTGA
- the LOC136913087 gene encoding brain-specific homeobox protein homolog — protein sequence MFFSQDPMPLLYQQSPYMQGPAMPHTSPSRPSFLIDDLLVRRQSAYLVPKPQLQQDPHSHEQTQIASASGSSFKFGMPGIFSRGREEHSSVYQDPSPDVLNSLPVYFRLKPTIRTPSGRRCRKSRTVFTDLQLRILEKTFSDQKYLDTSSRAKLAQTLGLNETQVKTWFQNRRMKWKKDKKLNKRVESREDGVANREGDRGREFTEMENETAETK from the exons ATGTTCTTTTCACAAGACCCGATGCCGCTGTTGTACCAGCAATCGCCATACATGCAGGGCCCAGCAATGCCGCATACCTCTCCAAGTCGGCCTTCTTTTCTGATAGATGACCTGTTGGTTAGAAGACAGTCAGCATACCTTGTCCCAAAACCACAATTACAGCAAGACCCGCATTCGCATGAACAAACTCAGATTGCTTCTGCTAGTGGTAGCTCCTTCAAATTTGGTATGCCTGGGATATTTTCAAGAGGCCGAGAAGAGCATTCATCGGTTTATCAgg ATCCAAGCCCTGACGTTCTCAATTCTCTGCCTGTATATTTTCGTCTCAAGCCGACCATTAGGACACCAAGCGGTCGCAGATGTCGCAAATCTCGCACAGTATTCACCGACCTACAATTGCGCATTTTGGAGAAAACTTTCTCAGATCAGAAGTACTTAGATACCTCCAGCCGAGCAAAACTTGCTCAAACTTTGGGCTTGAACGAGACTCAAGTCAAAACATGGTTTCAAAATCGAAGAATGAAGTGGAAAAAGGACAAGAAGCTCAACAAACGAGTGGAAAGCCGTGAAGACGGAGTCGCGAACAGAGAAGGCGACCGGGGCAGGGAATTCACAGAAATGGAGAACGAGACTGCGGAGACAAAATGA